The following coding sequences lie in one uncultured Flavobacterium sp. genomic window:
- a CDS encoding NAD(P)H-dependent oxidoreductase subunit E, translating to MERKHYKQEINMTEALMARINELISHYPEDKRKSALLPVLHEVQDAHDNWLSIELQDKVAEILHIKPIEVYEVVTFYTMYNQKPIGKYMFEFCQTSCCCLNGAENLMDYTSEKLGIKMGETTPDGMFTIAGVECLGACGYAPMMQLGDFYKEKLTEEKIDQLIADCRDDKIILHDK from the coding sequence ATGGAAAGAAAACATTACAAACAAGAAATAAATATGACTGAAGCATTGATGGCTCGCATCAATGAATTAATCAGTCATTATCCTGAAGACAAAAGAAAATCAGCTTTGTTACCTGTTTTGCATGAAGTGCAAGATGCGCATGATAACTGGTTAAGTATTGAGTTGCAGGATAAAGTTGCTGAAATTTTGCACATCAAACCAATTGAGGTTTACGAAGTGGTTACTTTTTATACCATGTACAACCAAAAACCAATTGGGAAATACATGTTCGAATTCTGCCAGACTTCTTGTTGTTGTTTAAATGGTGCCGAAAATTTAATGGATTATACTTCTGAAAAATTAGGTATTAAAATGGGAGAAACAACTCCAGACGGAATGTTTACCATTGCCGGTGTAGAATGTTTAGGTGCTTGCGGATATGCTCCGATGATGCAATTAGGTGATTTCTACAAAGAAAAATTGACAGAAGAAAAAATCGATCAGTTAATCGCTGATTGCAGAGATGATAAAATAATATTACACGATAAATAA
- a CDS encoding NADH-quinone oxidoreductase subunit C: MALENTLIQDKLTETFDTSVFNFQQERDIFSLETSADKITALILFLKNDSDLRFHFLTDLCGVHYPDNETDRQFAIVYHLHNWYENKRIRIKVFLNGEKPEIKTISNIFLSSNWMERETYDFFGINFIGHPQLKRILNMDEMISFPMRKEFPMEDSGRTDKDDRFFGRTTTNC; the protein is encoded by the coding sequence ATGGCTTTAGAAAATACCCTGATTCAAGATAAACTTACAGAAACATTTGACACAAGTGTTTTTAACTTTCAACAAGAAAGAGATATTTTTTCACTGGAAACTTCTGCTGATAAAATCACAGCCCTGATTCTTTTTTTGAAAAACGATTCTGATTTACGTTTCCACTTCTTAACCGATTTATGTGGTGTTCATTACCCGGACAACGAAACAGATCGTCAGTTTGCAATCGTATACCATTTGCATAACTGGTACGAAAACAAACGTATTAGAATCAAAGTATTCTTAAACGGTGAAAAACCAGAGATAAAAACCATTTCAAATATTTTCTTAAGTTCAAATTGGATGGAAAGAGAAACATACGATTTCTTCGGGATTAACTTTATTGGACATCCACAATTGAAACGTATTTTGAATATGGACGAAATGATATCGTTCCCGATGCGAAAAGAATTCCCAATGGAAGACAGCGGAAGAACTGATAAAGACGACAGATTCTTTGGAAGAACAACAACAAATTGCTAA
- a CDS encoding NADH-quinone oxidoreductase subunit B — protein sequence MSDSNVNMVAPPEGVVGEGFFATKLNDVVGLARANSLWPLPFATSCCGIEFMATMASHYDLARFGSERVSFSPRQADMLLVMGTISKKMAPILRQVYEQMSEPRWVIAVGACASSGGIFDTYSVLQGIDKVIPVDVYVPGCPPRPEQIVDGVMKLQELVKSESVRRRSSPEYQELLASYNIS from the coding sequence ATGAGCGATTCAAATGTAAATATGGTTGCGCCGCCGGAAGGAGTTGTAGGAGAAGGTTTCTTCGCTACAAAACTAAATGATGTTGTAGGTTTAGCACGAGCCAATTCATTATGGCCATTACCTTTTGCAACTTCATGCTGTGGTATCGAATTCATGGCTACAATGGCTTCACATTATGATTTAGCACGATTTGGTTCTGAGCGTGTGAGTTTTTCTCCTCGTCAGGCAGATATGTTACTGGTAATGGGAACTATTTCTAAAAAGATGGCGCCTATTTTAAGACAAGTTTACGAACAAATGTCTGAACCTCGCTGGGTAATTGCAGTTGGAGCCTGTGCTTCATCAGGTGGAATTTTTGATACTTATTCAGTTTTACAAGGAATTGACAAAGTAATTCCGGTTGACGTTTACGTTCCGGGATGTCCGCCAAGACCAGAGCAAATTGTTGATGGAGTAATGAAACTTCAAGAATTGGTAAAAAGCGAATCTGTTAGACGCAGAAGCTCACCAGAATACCAAGAATTACTAGCTTCATATAATATTTCATAA
- the nuoF gene encoding NADH-quinone oxidoreductase subunit NuoF — MSQKILLDKINIPGIKTYEVYRQNGGYASVEKALKTLTPDEVTEEVKKSGLRGRGGAGFPAGMKWSFIDKKSGKPRHLVCNADESEPGTFKDRYLMEFVPHLLIEGMITSSYALGANLSYIYIRGEYMWVFKILERAIAEAKAAGWLGKNILGTGYDLELHVHCGAGAYICGEETALIESLEGKRGNPRIKPPFPAVSGLWANPTVVNNVETIAAVPWIVNNSGDDYAKIGIGRSTGTKLISASGHIKNPGVYEIELGLSVDEFMNSDEYLGGMSSSRPLKAFVPGGSSVPILPAELIFKTANGEDRLMTYESLSDGGFATGSMLGSGGFIVYNDTACVVRNTWNFARFYHHESCGQCTPCREGTGWLEKILWRIENGQGREEDIELLWSIQSKIEGNTICPLGDAASWPVAAAIRHFRDEFEYHVRFPEKIKNRDHFVAEPFSQVKHLVGKQTV; from the coding sequence ATGTCACAAAAAATATTATTAGATAAAATCAATATTCCCGGAATTAAAACCTACGAAGTATATCGCCAAAATGGTGGTTATGCTTCTGTAGAAAAAGCTTTAAAAACACTTACACCAGATGAAGTTACCGAAGAAGTAAAAAAATCAGGTCTCCGTGGTCGTGGTGGTGCAGGTTTCCCTGCCGGAATGAAATGGAGCTTTATTGATAAAAAATCAGGAAAACCAAGACATTTAGTTTGCAACGCCGACGAATCGGAGCCGGGAACTTTCAAAGATCGTTATTTGATGGAATTTGTTCCTCACTTATTGATCGAAGGAATGATTACATCAAGTTACGCTTTAGGCGCTAACCTTTCCTATATCTACATTCGTGGAGAATATATGTGGGTTTTCAAAATTTTAGAAAGAGCAATCGCCGAAGCTAAAGCTGCCGGTTGGTTAGGAAAAAATATATTAGGTACAGGTTACGATCTTGAACTTCATGTTCACTGTGGAGCCGGAGCTTATATTTGCGGTGAAGAAACTGCACTTATTGAGTCTCTTGAAGGTAAAAGAGGAAATCCTCGTATTAAACCACCTTTCCCAGCAGTTTCAGGACTTTGGGCAAATCCAACAGTGGTAAACAATGTTGAGACTATAGCAGCGGTGCCTTGGATTGTAAATAATTCTGGTGACGATTATGCTAAAATTGGTATTGGCCGTTCTACAGGAACTAAATTAATTTCTGCTTCAGGACACATCAAAAACCCAGGAGTTTACGAAATTGAATTAGGATTAAGCGTTGACGAATTCATGAATTCTGACGAATATTTAGGAGGAATGTCTTCTAGCAGACCATTAAAAGCATTTGTACCTGGAGGTTCATCTGTGCCGATTTTGCCTGCTGAATTAATTTTTAAAACAGCAAACGGCGAAGATCGTTTAATGACTTACGAATCTTTAAGTGATGGTGGTTTTGCAACCGGATCTATGTTAGGTTCAGGAGGATTTATTGTTTACAATGATACTGCTTGTGTCGTAAGAAATACATGGAATTTTGCTCGTTTCTACCACCACGAATCTTGCGGACAATGTACGCCTTGCCGTGAAGGAACAGGTTGGTTAGAAAAAATATTGTGGAGAATTGAAAACGGTCAAGGCCGCGAAGAGGATATCGAATTATTATGGAGTATTCAAAGTAAAATCGAGGGTAATACAATTTGCCCACTTGGTGACGCCGCTTCTTGGCCAGTAGCAGCAGCGATTCGTCACTTTAGAGATGAATTTGAATACCACGTTCGTTTCCCTGAAAAAATTAAAAATAGAGATCACTTTGTTGCTGAACCTTTTTCACAAGTAAAGCATTTAGTAGGCAAACAAACAGTTTAA
- a CDS encoding NADH-quinone oxidoreductase subunit D, which translates to MSELLLPPEHRYAKIIENKLNEEGSELSVLNLGPTHPATHGIFQNILLMDGERILEAEPTIGYIHRAFEKIAENRPFYQITPLTDRLNYCSSPINNMGWWMTLEKLLNIEVPKRAQYLRVIVMELARITDHLICNSILGVDTGAYTGFLYVFQFREKVYEIYEEICGARLTTNMGRIGGFERDWSPEAFRKLDVFLQDFPVAWQEFVNLFERNRIFLDRTVDVGAISAEQAMAYGFTGPNLRAAGVDYDVRVAQPYSSYEDFDFVIPVGKSGDTYDRFCVRNAEVWESLSIIRQALDKMPAGNEYHANVPDYYLPPKEDVYTSMESLIYHFKIVMGEVPVPVAEIYHAVEGGNGELGFYLVTDGSRTPYRLHFRRPCFIYYQAYPEMIKGSLLSDAIVILSSLNVIAGELDA; encoded by the coding sequence ATGTCAGAACTATTATTACCACCAGAGCATCGATATGCTAAAATAATTGAGAACAAACTAAATGAAGAAGGAAGTGAACTTTCAGTTCTGAATTTAGGACCAACGCACCCGGCAACTCACGGTATCTTTCAGAATATTCTTTTGATGGATGGGGAGCGAATTCTTGAAGCCGAACCAACTATTGGTTACATTCACAGAGCTTTCGAAAAAATTGCTGAAAATCGTCCTTTTTATCAAATCACTCCTCTTACAGACCGTTTGAACTATTGCTCCTCTCCTATTAATAATATGGGATGGTGGATGACTTTAGAGAAATTACTAAATATTGAAGTTCCTAAACGTGCCCAGTATTTAAGAGTTATCGTAATGGAGCTGGCTCGTATTACAGACCACTTAATTTGTAACTCGATTCTTGGTGTAGATACTGGTGCATATACTGGTTTCTTGTACGTTTTTCAATTTAGAGAAAAAGTTTACGAGATTTACGAAGAAATTTGTGGTGCTCGTCTAACAACAAATATGGGAAGAATTGGTGGTTTCGAAAGAGATTGGTCACCAGAAGCTTTCCGCAAACTAGATGTCTTTTTACAAGATTTTCCTGTTGCTTGGCAAGAATTTGTAAACCTATTCGAAAGAAATAGAATTTTCCTTGACAGAACTGTAGACGTAGGTGCAATCTCAGCAGAGCAAGCAATGGCTTACGGATTTACAGGTCCAAACTTACGTGCAGCGGGAGTTGATTACGACGTTCGTGTTGCACAGCCTTATTCATCTTACGAAGATTTCGATTTTGTTATTCCTGTTGGAAAATCAGGTGATACATACGACCGTTTCTGTGTTCGTAATGCTGAAGTTTGGGAAAGTTTAAGCATTATTCGTCAAGCGTTGGATAAAATGCCAGCCGGAAATGAATATCATGCAAACGTTCCTGATTACTACCTTCCTCCAAAAGAAGATGTTTATACCTCAATGGAATCTTTAATTTATCACTTTAAGATTGTAATGGGAGAAGTTCCTGTACCAGTTGCAGAAATTTACCACGCTGTTGAAGGAGGAAATGGTGAACTAGGATTCTATTTAGTTACAGACGGAAGCAGAACTCCATATAGATTACATTTCAGAAGACCATGTTTCATTTATTATCAAGCATATCCTGAAATGATCAAAGGTTCTTTATTATCTGATGCAATTGTTATTCTATCAAGTTTAAACGTTATTGCCGGAGAATTAGATGCCTAA